The genome window CATTGGTTGCGGGTTATTTCACACATAAGATACTCGTGAATAAAAAAGGAATGGAGTGGTATACCATACGATTTCTGCCAAAATTTAAGCCGGTATCGATAAGTGCTCTTCTGTTGACGTTGATTCTTTTGTTCGCCTACCAGGGAGACCGGATTTTAAATGACCCTGTAGTCATCCTGCTCATCGCCGTTCCGCTGATTATCCAAACCTATTTCATTTTCTTCATAGCATGGTACGGTGGAAAATGGCTAAACCTGAACTACCAAACCTGTGCACCGGGTGCAATGATTGGAGCCAGTAACTTTTTCGAGCTGGCGGTTGCCGTGGCGATCATGCTGTTCGGCATTCAATCGGGTGCCGCGTTGGTTACGGTTGTCGGTGTACTAATCGAAGTACCGATCATGCTGTCGCTGGTTAAGTTTGCCAACAGTCAAAGAGCGAGCTACAAAACGAGTGTTGAAAGAAAAGAAGAGAAAGAAAAAGTAATGGAATAACTCATATTTCCTACAACGAAAAATATTGTCTCGCCAAAGTGATGGTGAAATGATGCTTCCCAACTGTACAAAAAGTAAGAAGCAGTAAATGCACATTGAAAAGAGAATAAAAGTGCGGTTTATTAAATCGTAAAATTACGATTAATGTGACACTTATGGGCATTACTAAAGCAAAATTATTTAAATCCTCGCAAAAGCGATCCGCTGAGTTGATGAAAGCTCTCGGACATCCAGCGCGTGTTGCCATTATAGAACTGCTCGCAGATCGGGAAACTTGTATTTGTGGAGATATAGCAGAAGAGCTGCCGCTGGCCCAGTCAACCGTTTCGCAACATCTAAAAGCACTAAAAAAAGTTGGTATTATTACCGTTGAAATGGATGGTGTGCGAACTTGTTATTGTTTGAGTGAAAAGGGAATTCAGGAACTAAACGATCTATTGATTCCATTAATTAACGATGTAACAACCAAAAATAAGGAGAACTGCTGCTGATATGAGTACCAATAAATAAAGACAACTATCCCTGATCTGTAATGGGACATCCCA of Balneolaceae bacterium contains these proteins:
- a CDS encoding metalloregulator ArsR/SmtB family transcription factor, yielding MGITKAKLFKSSQKRSAELMKALGHPARVAIIELLADRETCICGDIAEELPLAQSTVSQHLKALKKVGIITVEMDGVRTCYCLSEKGIQELNDLLIPLINDVTTKNKENCC